A single region of the Triticum dicoccoides isolate Atlit2015 ecotype Zavitan chromosome 2B, WEW_v2.0, whole genome shotgun sequence genome encodes:
- the LOC119367023 gene encoding probable long-chain-alcohol O-fatty-acyltransferase 4, which produces MELLRDSIPMVSLAAALYARVASSLLRAGLPRLVALLPLFPFLAAAPLALTSSAIVRGTAAFFLTWLFAFKLALLAAGRGPLDPALPVLPFVFTALLPVKLRPAGAGAPKAKPLPSLLSCAAKVAAIAAILRLYQYNARLHPYARRALYGVHIYCFLDLFFPCIAAAAGALGMETEPQFDRPYLASSLRDFWGRRWNLMVSAILRPSVYDPVRARAGSPAGVLATFLVSGLMHEGMVYYLSLRRPDGGMTALFVLHGACCVAEGWCARRWAARGWPSPPRAVATVIVVVFVAGTSFWLFFPPLCKDGGEEKLLEEWAAVAAFFLDAGRKINGIGRSTD; this is translated from the coding sequence atggagctcctgcgggACAGCATCCCCATGGTGTCCCTGGCCGCCGCACTGTACGCGCGCGTGGCCTCGTCGCTCCTCCGCGCCGGCCTCCCGCGCCTCGTCGCGCTGCTCCCGCTATTCCCGTTCCTCGCCGCCGCTCCCCTGGCCCTCACTTCCTCCGCCATCGTCCGAGGCACCGCCGCCTTCTTCCTAACCTGGCTTTTCGCGTTCAAGCTtgccctcctcgccgccggccgcggCCCGCTCGACCCCGCCCTCCCCGTGCTGCCGTTCGTCTTCACCGCGCTGCTCCCCGTCAAGCTCCGCCCTGCCGGCGCCGGAGCGCCCAAAGCCAAGCCGCTGCCGTCGCTCCTCTCTTGCGCGGCCAAGGTGGCCGCCATAGCCGCCATCCTCCGCCTCTACCAGTACAACGCTCGGCTGCACCCCTACGCGCGCCGGGCCCTGTACGGCGTCCACATATACTGCTTCCTGGACCTCTTCTTCCCCTGCATCGCGGCGGCCGCCGGCGCGCTCGGCATGGAGACGGAGCCGCAGTTCGACCGGCCCTACCTGGCCTCCTCGCTGCGCGACTTCTGGGGCAGGAGGTGGAACCTCATGGTGTCGGCCATCCTCCGGCCGTCGGTGTACGACCCCGTGCGCGCGCGCGCCGGGAGCCCCGCCGGCGTGCTGGCCACCTTCCTCGTGTCCGGGCTGATGCACGAGGGCATGGTGTACTACCTCAGCCTCCGGCGGCCGGACGGCGGGATGACCGCCCTCTTCGTGCTCCACGGCGCTTGCTGCGTCGCCGAGGGGTGGTGCGCGCGACGGTGGGCGGCGAGGGGGTGGCCGTCGCCGCCGCGGGCTGTGGCGACGGTGATTGTGGTGGTGTTCGTCGCCGGCACGTCGTTCTGGCTCTTCTTCCCGCCGCTGTGCAAGGACGGGGGCGAGGAGAAGCTGCTGGAGGAGTGGGCTGCCGTAGCGGCCTTCTTCCTCGACGCCGGCAGAAAGATAAATGGCATTGGACGTTCAACCGACTAA